A stretch of the Hyperolius riggenbachi isolate aHypRig1 chromosome 11, aHypRig1.pri, whole genome shotgun sequence genome encodes the following:
- the LOC137537972 gene encoding uncharacterized protein, with amino-acid sequence MSMPPHPPPTPQQVWSCLLTFYHHSKYGHAPSPSTTTASMSMPPHPPPPPQQVCPCPFTFYHHSKHGHAPSPSTTTASMVMPPHPPPPPQQVFPCPFTFYHHSKYVHAPSPSTTTASMAMPPHPPPPPQQVCPCPLTFYHHSKYVHAPSPSTTTASMSMPPHPPPPPQQVCPCPLTFYHHSKYGHAPSSPSTTTASMAMPHHLLPPQQVCPCLLIPLHHHSKYFHAPSPSTTTASMSMPPHPPPPPQQVCPCPFTFYHHSKYVHAPSPSTTTASMAMPHHLLPPQQVWLCPITFYHHSKYVHASSSPSTTTTSMAMPLHLLPPQQVCPCLLIPLHHHSKYGHAPSPSTTTASTSMPPHPPPPPQQVCPCSFTFYHHSKYVHAPSPSTTTASMSMPPHPPPPPQQVWPCPLTFYHHSKYGHAPSPSTTTAIMAMPLHLLPPQQVWPCPFTFYHHSKYGHAPSPSTTTASMAMPLHLLPPQQVWPCPFTFYHHSKYGHAPSPSTTTASMAMPLHLLPPQQVWPCPFTFYHRSKYGHAPSPSTTTASMAMPLHLLPPQQVWPCPFTFYHHNKYGHAPSPPSSTTTSMSMPPQPSYQVWPCPFTFHHHNKYGHAPLSPSTTITNMAMPPLPPSPP; translated from the coding sequence ATGTCcatgcctcctcatcctcctccaacaccacagCAAGTATGGTCATGCCTCCTCACCTTCTACCACCACAGCAAGTATGGCCATGCCCCTTCACCTTCTACCACCACAGCAAGTATGTCCATGCCTCCTCATCCCCCTCCACCACCACAGCAAGTATGTCCATGCCCCTTCACCTTCTACCACCACAGCAAGCATGGTCATGCCCCTTCACCTTCTACCACCACAGCAAGTATGGTCATGCCTCCTCATCCCCCTCCACCACCACAGCAAGTATTTCCATGCCCCTTCACCTTCTACCACCACAGCAAGTATGTCCATGCCCCTTCACCTTCTACCACCACAGCAAGTATGGCCATGCCCCCTcacccccctccaccaccacagCAAGTATGTCCATGCCCCCTCACCTTCTACCACCACAGCAAGTATGTCCATGCCCCTTCACCTTCTACCACCACAGCAAGTATGTCCATGCCTCCTCATCCCCCTCCACCACCACAGCAAGTATGTCCATGCCCCCTCACCTTCTACCACCACAGCAAGTATGGCCATGCCCCCTCATCCCCCTCCACCACCACAGCAAGCATGGCCATGCCCCATCACCTTCTACCACCACAGCAAGTATGTCCATGCCTCCTCATCCCCCTCCACCACCACAGCAAGTATTTCCATGCCCCTTCACCTTCTACCACCACAGCAAGTATGTCCATGCCTCCTCATCCCCCTCCACCACCACAGCAAGTATGTCCATGCCCCTTCACCTTCTACCACCACAGCAAGTATGTCCATGCCCCTTCACCTTCTACCACCACAGCAAGTATGGCCATGCCCCATCACCTTCTACCACCACAGCAAGTATGGCTATGCCCCATCACCTTCTACCACCACAGCAAGTATGTCCATGCCTCCTCATCCCCCTCCACCACCACAACAAGTATGGCCATGCCCCTTCACCTTCTACCACCACAGCAAGTATGTCCATGCCTCCTCATCCCCCTCCACCACCACAGCAAGTATGGTCATGCCCCCTCACCTTCTACCACCACAGCAAGTACGTCCATGCCTCCTCATCCCCCTCCACCACCACAGCAAGTATGTCCATGCTCCTTCACCTTCTACCACCACAGCAAGTATGTCCATGCCCCCTCACCTTCTACCACCACAGCAAGTATGTCCATGCCTCCTCATCCCCCTCCACCACCACAGCAAGTATGGCCATGCCCCCTCACCTTCTACCACCACAGCAAGTATGGCCATGCCCCTTCACCTTCTACCACCACAGCAATTATGGCCATGCCCCTTCACCTTCTACCACCACAGCAAGTATGGCCATGCCCCTTCACCTTCTACCACCACAGCAAGTATGGCCATGCCCCTTCACCTTCTACCACCACAGCAAGTATGGCCATGCCCCTTCACCTTCTACCACCACAGCAAGTATGGCCATGCCCCTTCACCTTCTACCACCACAGCAAGTATGGCCATGCCCCTTCACCTTCTACCACCACAGCAAGTATGGCCATGCCCCTTCACCTTCTACCACCACAACAAGTATGGCCATGCCCCTTCACCTTCTACCACCGCAGCAAGTATGGCCATGCCCCTTCACCTTCTACCACCACAGCAAGTATGGCCATGCCCCTTCACCTTCTACCACCACAGCAAGTATGGCCATGCCCCTTCACCTTCTACCACCACAACAAGTATGGCCATGCCCCCtcacccccctcctccaccacAACAAGCATGTCCATGCCCCCTCAACCATCATACCAAGTATGGCCATGCCCCTTTACCTTCCACCACCACAACAAGTATGGCCATGCCCCTttatccccctccaccaccatAACAAATATGGCCATGCCCCCTCTTCCCCCTTCACCaccataa